The following are from one region of the Littorina saxatilis isolate snail1 linkage group LG4, US_GU_Lsax_2.0, whole genome shotgun sequence genome:
- the LOC138964417 gene encoding RNA-binding protein spenito-like, translating into MKRQQDREGSPRGSKRSRSSYGPPDHDMGRDRMSPDFDRRGGRKFMGGGPREGKPFRDYDDMDHPPRKNFRDDRMQDQGFMPPMRGGGGENDYRSLCITNIPSKVSDAALKDAMLHEFWKFGEMNVKVTFSGDQRVAYLNFRYPEDARAAKQKGRADMFDRPLRVEPVYNKRRSGSPGDFSNRDHFSFHNRRNSPPPSPYPPPPPNIGRGPPEGRQGPPSLGRGPPPFVPDRGDGPMMFNSPPPSGPLHDSEGRRNDKFPYHLDHIDPEFDEKATRTLFVGNLDVNTTDIDLKHIFDKYGYLEDIDIKRPQKGQGNAYAFIKFVNLDCAHRAKVEMSGKYVGKFQCKIGYGKVTPTTCIWVGGIGPWVSRETLEQEFDRFGAIQRIEWPSGKAFAYVLYDSIDAAKAACQEMRGCPLGGPDRRLRVDFADISHINNPVMNAGPPPRTYPPPEREFDRGGGPWRSPSGNGQMERGRGRKEEWFGDDPPGYRHSQRGGDHMPEMEGRRSRDGWGEFPDEGDRRRRPRSPGDFGGPPPFHRGSRTPDRREYQHDRGVRDDGMRGSSSRVDMGERDGGRRDEKIRSDPGDLDSIDHIRSVTDLAKNLMVAWNGALILKNSAFAARMHVVSGDVTIVDTLMRDPTTTEPPVLRITQRLRLDQPKLEDVGRRISNAGQHGHCILLAMPSTVYNYDETGVAQQRPLKNLVSYLKQKDAAGVISLPPNPTSDKNVGVLHAFPPCQFGYNFLVQRSPKLPPEFTAMKDDYLVVVVVVGAN; encoded by the coding sequence ATGAAGCGTCAACAAGACAGAGAGGGCTCCCCACGGGGAAGTAAACGATCCAGATCATCATATGGCCCGCCTGATCATGACATGGGGAGAGACAGAATGAGCCCGGATTTTGATCGTAGAGGTGGTCGCAAATTCATGGGTGGTGGGCCCAGGGAGGGTAAGCCTTTTAGAGACTATGATGATATGGACCATCCTCCCCGCAAAAATTTTAGGGATGATAGAATGCAAGATCAAGGCTTCATGCCACCGATGCGGGGTGGTGGAGGGGAAAATGACTACAGGTCTTTGTGCATTACAAACATTCCGAGCAAGGTATCTGATGCAGCATTGAAAGATGCCATGCTTCATGAGTTCTGGAAATTCGGTGAAATGAATGTGAAAGTTACGTTTTCAGGTGATCAGAGAGTTGCATACTTGAACTTCAGATACCCTGAAGATGCTAGAGCTGCAAAGCAAAAGGGGCGAGCTGACATGTTTGACAGACCTCTTCGCGTTGAACCTGTGTACAACAAAAGACGAAGTGGTAGTCCAGGTGATTTTAGCAACAGGGATCATTTTTCCTTTCACAACCGTAGGAACTCACCACCTCCCTCTCCCTACCCCCCTCCACCTCCTAACATTGGAAGGGGTCCACCAGAGGGAAGACAAGGCCCCCCCAGCCTGGGAAGGGGTCCTCCTCCTTTTGTTCCTGACCGTGGTGATGGTCCCATGATGTTCAACAGCCCTCCCCCCAGCGGCCCCTTGCACGATAGCGAAGGAAGAAGAAATGATAAGTTTCCATACCATCTGGACCACATTGACCCAGAGTTTGATGAAAAGGCCACAAGGACCTTGTTTGTTGGTAATCTAGATGTGAATACTACTGACATAGACCTGAAGCATATTTTTGACAAGTATGGTTATTTGGAAGATATTGATATTAAGAGACCCCAGAAAGGACAAGGCAATGCCTATGCTTTCATCAAGTTTGTTAATTTGGATTGTGCGCATAGAGCAAAAGTGGAAATGTCAGGAAAGTATGTTGGGAAGTTCCAGTGTAAGATTGGCTATGGCAAAGTGACTCCAACGACATGCATTTGGGTTGGTGGCATAGGACCCTGGGTTTCGAGGGAAACCTTAGAGCAAGAGTTTGATAGATTTGGTGCAATCCAGAGGATTGAGTGGCCTTCGGGGAAGGCTTTTGCTTATGTGTTGTATGACAGCATTGACGCTGCCAAAGCTGCGTGCCAGGAAATGCGTGGTTGTCCATTAGGTGGCCCTGACCGCCGGTTGCGCGTTGACTTTGCCGACATTTCTCACATCAACAACCCGGTCATGAATGCTGGGCCACCACCAAGAACCTACCCCCCACCTGAACGGGAGTTTGACAGGGGTGGTGGCCCCTGGAGAAGTCCTAGCGGAAACGGACAAATGGAGCGCGGGCGGGGTCGCAAGGAGGAATGGTTCGGAGACGATCCGCCAGGTTATCGCCACAGTCAACGAGGTGGGGATCACATGCCAGAAATGGAGGGCCGTCGTAGTCGTGATGGCTGGGGCGAATTCCCAGATGAAGGGGATCGAAGACGTCGACCTCGATCGCCAGGGGACTTTGGTGGACCGCCGCCATTCCACAGAGGCAGTCGCACACCCGACAGAAGGGAGTACCAACATGACCGTGGTGTTAGGGATGATGGAATGCGAGGGTCCAGCAGTCGTGTGGATAtgggagagagggatggagggaggcgGGACGAGAAGATCAGGAGCGACCCTGGTGACCTTGACAGCATTGACCATATTCGCAGTGTGACTGATCTTGCCAAGAACCTGATGGTAGCCTGGAACGGAGCTCTAATCCTGAAGAACAGTGCTTTTGCTGCTCGAATGCATGTCGTGAGCGGGGATGTGACCATCGTGGACACGCTCATGAGAGACCCCACCACCACAGAGCCACCCGTCTTGCGCATCACGCAGCGTCTGCGTTTGGACCAACCCAAGCTAGAAGATGTTGGACGTCGTATCTCCAACGCTGGCCAACATGGTCACTGCATTTTACTAGCCATGCCATCTACTGTGTACAATTACGATGAAACAGGCGTAGCCCAGCAGCGCCCTCTGAAAAATCTCGTTTCCTACCTGAAGCAGAAAGATGCAGCGGGTGTCATATCGCTGCCTCCCAATCCTACATCTGACAAGAACGTCGGTGTGCTGCATGCGTTTCCTCCTTGTCAGTTTGGTTATAATTTCCTCGTGCAGCGCTCGCCCAAACTTCCACCGGAGTTCACGGCCATGAAAGACGATTACTTGGTGGTGGTTGTCGTTGTTGGAGCCAACTGA